The genomic interval TTTTTGCTCAAGAAATTGCCTTATTGAAATATAGTGGCGGTGGTGATTGGTATGCAAATCCCACTTCATTGCCTAATTTAATTCAATTTTGCAACACCAACATTAACACCACTTTAAAAACAAAACCAGCAACTGTAGAACCAGGAAGCCCCAATCTTTTTACGTACCCATTTATTCATTTGACAGGTCATGGAAATGTGGTTTTTAGTGATGCCGAAGTAAAAAACCTTCAGGATTACTTAAACTCTGGTGGTTTTTTACACATTGACGATAATTATGGTTTAGACCAATATATTCGAAAAGAAATCAAAAAATTGTTTCCTAATACAGCCTTAATAGAAATTCCGGCAACGCATTTAATTTTTCAAAAGCCGTATGCTTTTCCGAATGGTTTACCTAAAATTCACGAACATGATGGCAAACGACCACAAGCTTTTGGAATATTTGTAAAAAGTAGATTAGTCTTACTATACACTTATGAGTGCGACTTAGGAGATGGTTGGGAAAATCCCGAAGTCAATAATGACCCACTTTCCGTTCGAGAAAAAGCGTTGAAAATGGGTGCCAATATTATACATTATATATTCAACAACTAGACTAGACTAATTTAATTTTTAGTCGGTTTTTAAACTACATTTGAATCCATATCTATCCCTTTTTATGATTACATCTAAAATAATTGCAAACGGAATTTTGAAAGCTATTGCTTTTTTAATCATCACATGTTTAGTACTTTTCTTTTTGTACCAAATTCAGACCGTCATTCTCTATCTTGTAATTTCGTTAATCCTTTGTTTAATAGCCAATCCCTTTGTTTCTTTCTTAAAAAAAAGACTGAAATTTAATAATACCATGGCGACTGTTGCAACACTTATATTATTCATTTCATTACTTATAGGTTTTGTCCTTTTATTTGTACCACTAATCATATCACAAGCAGAAAATTTATCCTTATTGGATACTAATTTACTCCAAAATCAATTTATTGTTATCGAAAAAAACATAGAGAATTATTTCAATATCAATCACATCA from Flavobacterium ovatum carries:
- a CDS encoding DUF4159 domain-containing protein — its product is MKKIYFVFLFLSLNIFAQEIALLKYSGGGDWYANPTSLPNLIQFCNTNINTTLKTKPATVEPGSPNLFTYPFIHLTGHGNVVFSDAEVKNLQDYLNSGGFLHIDDNYGLDQYIRKEIKKLFPNTALIEIPATHLIFQKPYAFPNGLPKIHEHDGKRPQAFGIFVKSRLVLLYTYECDLGDGWENPEVNNDPLSVREKALKMGANIIHYIFNN